A genomic segment from Leptolyngbya boryana PCC 6306 encodes:
- a CDS encoding Uma2 family endonuclease → MVASPQFSLSPEEYLEWEERQEIRYEYLEGEVYPMTGGTLPYSEIAVNFVTVLKSHLRGHGCRVFSSDAKVRISEKGPFFYPDATVTCDERDRTALKFAEHPCMIAEVLSPTTESYDRGKKFAKYRQLKSLKEYVLISSDTINVEIFRLNEKEKWELTAYAEGDEIELTSINYKFPIELLYEDIMLVPAEEEESRSLILEVQDL, encoded by the coding sequence ATGGTTGCGAGTCCCCAATTCTCTTTGAGTCCTGAAGAATATCTCGAATGGGAAGAACGGCAGGAAATTCGCTATGAGTATCTAGAGGGTGAAGTATACCCGATGACAGGCGGAACACTTCCGTACAGTGAAATTGCTGTTAACTTTGTTACTGTGTTAAAAAGCCATTTGCGGGGGCATGGCTGTCGCGTTTTTAGTTCTGACGCAAAAGTTAGAATCAGCGAGAAAGGTCCTTTCTTTTATCCTGATGCAACTGTGACTTGCGATGAGCGCGATCGTACTGCATTAAAATTTGCTGAACATCCTTGCATGATTGCTGAAGTCCTCTCACCCACTACTGAATCTTACGATCGCGGTAAAAAGTTCGCAAAATACCGCCAACTGAAAAGCCTAAAAGAATATGTCTTAATTAGCTCTGATACTATCAATGTTGAGATTTTCCGATTGAATGAGAAAGAGAAATGGGAACTGACTGCTTATGCTGAAGGAGATGAAATTGAGCTGACTAGTATTAATTACAAATTCCCGATCGAGCTTCTCTACGAAGACATTATGCTAGTTCCTGCTGAGGAGGAAGAATCGCGATCGCTCATACTAGAAGTGCAGGATCTCTAG
- a CDS encoding class I SAM-dependent methyltransferase, whose amino-acid sequence MREPPSTVQAIYDKSAPSWVRHEPTILSDFTARPPTLDFCGNVTGKRVLDLGCGEGYCARQLKERGAASVFGIDISPEMIERAQIQERQSPLGIQYQAGSATDLKALKTESFDLAVAVFLFNYLSIDEMLCVMQEVHRLLIVGGDFIFVVPHPMLAFTHRQSAPFYFDSESQGYFSGRDHAFTGKIWRRDGIALDVRSFHKVFSDYFTALKTAGFTAMPELQELTVTPELLELDSSFFEPVVDIPLHLLMRVTRSS is encoded by the coding sequence ATGCGAGAGCCACCTTCAACCGTTCAGGCGATATACGATAAAAGTGCGCCTAGTTGGGTCAGACATGAGCCGACAATTCTATCAGACTTTACCGCTCGTCCACCAACCTTGGATTTTTGCGGGAACGTTACTGGAAAGCGAGTTCTGGATTTAGGGTGTGGAGAAGGATACTGTGCGCGACAACTCAAAGAACGAGGAGCAGCATCCGTTTTCGGCATTGATATTTCTCCAGAGATGATTGAGCGCGCCCAAATTCAAGAGCGCCAATCTCCTCTAGGTATTCAGTATCAGGCTGGTAGCGCAACCGACCTAAAAGCATTAAAGACAGAGAGCTTTGACCTAGCGGTTGCAGTCTTTTTGTTTAACTATCTTTCGATCGATGAAATGCTCTGTGTGATGCAAGAAGTTCATCGGTTACTGATTGTCGGGGGAGATTTTATCTTTGTCGTTCCCCATCCGATGCTAGCATTCACTCACCGTCAGTCTGCGCCATTCTACTTCGACTCCGAATCTCAAGGATACTTCTCAGGACGCGACCATGCTTTCACTGGAAAGATTTGGCGGCGCGATGGAATTGCATTAGATGTGCGTAGTTTTCATAAAGTCTTCTCAGACTACTTTACAGCCCTAAAAACGGCTGGATTCACAGCCATGCCTGAACTGCAAGAACTCACTGTTACGCCTGAGTTACTTGAGCTAGATTCGTCTTTCTTTGAGCCTGTTGTTGATATTCCGCTCCACTTACTGATGCGAGTGACCCGTTCATCATAA
- a CDS encoding TauD/TfdA family dioxygenase, with protein sequence MIQSLTKAQNQVDLIRDQDWTRADMLRSSQWQLTIPAVVFQEFHRASADPSAGLQHLDQLARTIQQELFDGSGIVLLRGVPLNFSELVCRNFYLALGQRIGKPIDRYGLVYDVTDLGRSYQTSRIPISQTNAETSFHTDSSAIDCLPDVVGLMCLRPALSGGESQVVSVPAVYQRLAASDPKVISLLHQDYIRDIVTPGSVFSLENLRKNQFPIFSHQGRRGLTFRYMRYWIERGHQKAGALLDAAQTAAFDALDRTLCAEDLVLQFKLEARDILWVNNFKVAHNRTNYQDYAEPDQKRLLLRMWLEQV encoded by the coding sequence ATGATTCAATCCTTAACTAAGGCTCAGAACCAGGTCGATCTCATCCGTGATCAGGACTGGACAAGAGCCGATATGCTGCGATCGTCTCAATGGCAACTGACAATTCCGGCAGTCGTTTTCCAGGAATTTCATCGGGCATCTGCAGATCCGTCTGCTGGTTTGCAACACCTCGATCAGCTTGCCCGCACCATTCAGCAAGAACTGTTTGATGGGAGTGGCATCGTCTTGCTGCGGGGCGTTCCCCTCAATTTTAGTGAATTGGTCTGCCGCAACTTTTACTTGGCATTGGGTCAACGAATTGGTAAACCCATCGATCGCTATGGTCTGGTTTATGACGTAACAGATTTGGGGCGATCGTATCAAACTAGCCGAATTCCTATTTCTCAGACGAATGCCGAAACGTCTTTTCACACTGACAGCAGCGCGATCGATTGTTTGCCAGATGTTGTGGGTTTGATGTGTCTTCGTCCTGCGCTATCGGGTGGAGAGTCGCAAGTGGTGAGTGTCCCTGCTGTTTATCAGCGCCTAGCAGCAAGTGATCCGAAGGTGATATCGCTTCTTCATCAGGACTACATTCGCGATATTGTTACCCCAGGATCTGTGTTTTCGTTAGAAAACTTACGAAAAAACCAGTTTCCTATCTTTTCTCACCAAGGACGGCGCGGTTTAACGTTTCGCTATATGCGCTACTGGATTGAGCGCGGTCATCAAAAAGCAGGAGCTTTACTGGATGCAGCGCAGACGGCAGCATTCGATGCGCTCGATCGCACTTTATGCGCTGAAGATCTGGTTCTGCAATTTAAGCTCGAAGCGCGAGACATCCTGTGGGTCAACAACTTCAAAGTGGCTCACAACCGAACGAACTATCAAGATTATGCTGAGCCTGATCAGAAACGTTTATTGCTACGGATGTGGCTCGAACAAGTTTGA
- a CDS encoding TenA family transcriptional regulator: MHNALPPFKRTILKFNREVGQSVVSIRQDLASVESGACEPPSTPAEARMALNQFMQSHPFWQNSLFQACRSGSLSQSDFQLIFAQYSLYSQNFTRYLAGLMANMEFDALRVKLIDNLWEESGGTNPDERHTEIFHQFLREGLNVDTSQIQYLDSTVLFVKEYLDFCLRSSASLSSAFLSLGTEAIVPRMYGIFVEGLLKAGIPETHLYFFKLHMEVDDAHAETLEEIMMAYSDKPYWFIQCQQSIDFALSLRMRFFEQLYLYIS; the protein is encoded by the coding sequence ATGCACAATGCTCTTCCCCCGTTCAAGCGAACGATCCTGAAATTCAATCGTGAAGTTGGGCAATCGGTTGTTTCGATTCGACAAGATTTAGCATCCGTAGAGTCTGGGGCATGTGAGCCACCAAGCACTCCTGCTGAGGCTAGAATGGCGCTCAATCAATTCATGCAGTCGCATCCGTTCTGGCAGAACTCGCTCTTTCAAGCTTGTCGCTCCGGTAGCCTCTCTCAATCAGATTTTCAACTGATCTTTGCCCAATACTCGCTCTACTCTCAAAATTTCACGCGCTACCTTGCCGGGCTAATGGCAAATATGGAGTTCGATGCGTTGCGGGTCAAACTGATTGATAATCTTTGGGAAGAGAGCGGTGGAACTAATCCAGACGAGCGGCACACAGAGATTTTTCACCAGTTTCTTCGAGAAGGGTTGAATGTTGATACTTCTCAAATTCAATATTTAGATTCCACGGTTTTGTTCGTCAAAGAGTATCTAGATTTTTGTTTGCGATCGTCTGCCTCCTTAAGCAGCGCATTTCTTTCACTAGGAACAGAAGCGATTGTGCCTCGAATGTACGGCATCTTTGTAGAAGGTCTGCTCAAAGCGGGTATTCCAGAAACACATCTTTATTTCTTTAAGCTTCATATGGAGGTGGACGATGCCCATGCAGAGACACTTGAGGAAATTATGATGGCTTATTCGGACAAACCCTACTGGTTTATTCAGTGTCAGCAGTCGATCGACTTTGCTTTGTCGTTGCGAATGCGATTTTTCGAGCAACTTTACCTGTATATTTCTTGA
- a CDS encoding response regulator yields the protein MLQSRQENNSLYITLAIAFAIAATLLYPGLAQNLLTAAGFIPHGHCYLWKPELVWLHVATDTIIGICYVAISATLAYLVYRTRREIPFHWIFLVFGAFIVACGATHFMEVVTLWNPMYWLSGDIKLLTALASISAALTLPPLVPRVENLLKMLKLAEERRQQLEVAQQNNAAQTWLKSNVAELSQRLQGQRDLTSTAASVLSHFCSLVEAQQGVFYWLEQDSGVPVLKLVGSYASQASAQLKPQLQLGEGLIGQCAIDKKSLLLSDIPSDYLQISSGLGNASPRQLIVLPVLFESEVVAVIELASFQPFSEISLTFLDEASKILGVVLTTIAATARTTELLAQSQALTQELQRQQTELQDTNCRLEEQAEELKVSEAQLREQQEELQQTNEQLQELNVELEEKAAQLALSSRYKSEFLANMSHELRTPLNSLLILANLLSENRDGNLTAKQVEYSQTIYAAGNDLLDLINDILDLAKIESGKLSIELQPISFPNLKIALEQIFQQVALSKGLDFTIALDPHLPTNFTTDPKRLQQILRNLLSNAFKFTQRGSIEISIAAESSEIAFSVKDTGIGIPAHKQTAIFEAFQQADGTTSRKYGGTGLGLSISRELAMLLGGRLTVTSQENQGSTFTLYLPIVETVQPAIVPETSERSMTRAVADDLASLQPEDAVLLIVEDDLNFAYSLLEIAHQQGFKGLIATQSDRALELLRQFQPVAMMLDVYLPDGNGLSILNYLRSNPQHDLPVYVLSGDDYLERSLQLGAIAYLQKPATLTALNEAFSILKQFLADRVKQLLIIEDDPTQAESLCELLKQDQVQIAIARSGVQALEMLQSTEFDCAVLDLMLPDRDGFELLEDIKTHYPTLAIVVYTAKELTLEEEARLKRLAETIIIKDARSPERLSDEMMLFLHQVQLKSVQSQSFTQSLQPSDAILVGKKVLIVDDDVRNIFAITSLLEEYDMEVLYAENGRTGLQVLNQNPDIHLVLMDIMMPEMDGYDATRAIRAQPRFKSLPIIALTAKAMKDDREQCLAAGASDYITKPLNLDQLISLLRVWLST from the coding sequence ATGTTACAGAGTCGCCAGGAGAATAATTCTCTTTACATTACCCTCGCGATCGCGTTTGCGATTGCCGCTACGCTGTTATATCCTGGACTCGCCCAGAACTTGCTGACCGCTGCTGGATTTATTCCTCACGGTCACTGTTATTTGTGGAAACCAGAATTAGTTTGGCTCCATGTTGCGACCGATACGATTATTGGGATCTGCTACGTCGCGATTTCGGCGACGCTTGCGTATCTCGTGTATCGAACCCGCCGAGAAATTCCCTTTCATTGGATCTTTCTCGTTTTTGGTGCATTTATCGTCGCCTGTGGTGCAACCCATTTCATGGAGGTCGTCACACTCTGGAATCCGATGTATTGGCTATCAGGTGATATCAAACTGCTGACAGCACTCGCTTCAATTTCTGCTGCACTGACGTTACCCCCACTCGTTCCCAGAGTCGAAAACCTGCTGAAAATGCTGAAACTGGCTGAGGAGCGACGGCAACAGTTAGAAGTCGCACAGCAAAATAATGCTGCTCAAACTTGGCTCAAGTCGAATGTGGCAGAACTGAGCCAGAGACTGCAAGGGCAACGAGATCTAACCAGTACTGCGGCAAGCGTGCTTTCTCATTTCTGTTCTCTGGTAGAAGCGCAACAAGGCGTATTCTACTGGCTCGAGCAAGACTCAGGCGTGCCTGTGCTGAAATTAGTTGGCAGCTATGCAAGTCAAGCCTCAGCACAACTCAAACCCCAGCTCCAACTGGGAGAAGGGCTAATTGGGCAATGTGCGATCGATAAGAAATCTTTACTGCTGAGTGATATTCCTAGTGATTATCTTCAAATTAGTTCCGGCTTAGGCAATGCCTCTCCTCGGCAACTGATTGTTCTGCCTGTGTTGTTTGAGTCTGAAGTAGTCGCAGTGATTGAGCTTGCTTCATTTCAGCCGTTTAGTGAAATTTCGCTGACTTTTCTGGATGAGGCAAGTAAGATTTTGGGCGTCGTGCTGACAACGATCGCGGCAACGGCTCGGACAACAGAATTACTCGCACAGTCTCAAGCGCTGACGCAAGAGCTACAACGCCAGCAAACTGAGCTTCAAGATACGAATTGCCGATTAGAAGAACAAGCAGAAGAACTGAAAGTCTCTGAAGCTCAGTTACGCGAGCAGCAAGAAGAATTACAGCAGACCAATGAACAGTTGCAAGAGTTGAATGTAGAGCTAGAAGAGAAAGCGGCACAACTTGCACTCAGTTCACGCTATAAATCTGAATTTCTCGCCAACATGTCGCATGAGCTACGAACTCCGCTCAATAGTTTATTGATTCTGGCAAATTTGCTCAGCGAGAACCGCGATGGTAATTTGACAGCAAAACAAGTTGAATATAGCCAAACCATTTATGCGGCGGGCAATGATTTGCTCGATCTGATCAACGATATTTTAGACCTTGCCAAAATTGAATCGGGTAAATTGTCGATCGAGCTACAACCCATCTCATTTCCCAATTTGAAGATAGCCCTCGAACAAATCTTTCAGCAGGTCGCTTTGAGTAAAGGATTAGACTTTACGATTGCGCTCGATCCGCACCTGCCAACCAACTTTACGACCGATCCAAAACGACTTCAACAAATTCTCAGAAATCTGTTATCGAATGCTTTTAAGTTTACTCAACGAGGAAGCATTGAGATCAGCATAGCGGCTGAATCCTCTGAGATTGCATTCTCCGTAAAAGATACCGGAATTGGGATTCCGGCTCATAAGCAGACTGCGATTTTCGAGGCATTTCAGCAAGCCGATGGAACGACCAGTCGTAAGTATGGTGGGACAGGATTAGGACTGTCGATTAGTCGAGAACTCGCCATGCTTTTGGGGGGAAGATTGACGGTTACGAGTCAAGAAAATCAGGGCAGTACGTTTACGCTCTATTTGCCGATTGTTGAAACGGTGCAGCCTGCGATCGTGCCTGAGACCAGTGAGCGTTCTATGACTAGGGCCGTTGCAGACGATCTCGCATCACTGCAACCGGAGGATGCTGTTTTGCTGATTGTTGAAGATGACTTAAACTTCGCCTACAGCTTGCTAGAAATCGCTCATCAACAAGGCTTTAAGGGGCTAATTGCGACACAAAGTGACAGAGCGCTTGAACTTTTACGACAGTTTCAACCTGTGGCAATGATGCTGGATGTCTACCTGCCGGATGGCAACGGATTGAGTATCTTAAACTACTTGAGATCAAATCCTCAACATGATCTGCCTGTCTATGTGCTGTCAGGAGATGACTATTTAGAGCGCAGTTTACAGCTTGGTGCGATCGCATATTTGCAAAAACCCGCTACGCTAACTGCACTGAATGAGGCTTTTTCGATCCTCAAACAGTTTTTAGCTGATCGAGTCAAGCAGCTTTTAATCATTGAGGACGATCCAACGCAGGCTGAAAGTCTATGTGAATTGCTCAAACAGGATCAGGTACAAATTGCGATCGCCCGATCCGGAGTACAAGCTTTAGAAATGCTGCAATCGACAGAATTTGATTGTGCTGTTTTAGACTTAATGCTGCCGGATCGAGACGGATTTGAGTTACTTGAAGACATCAAAACTCATTATCCAACCTTGGCAATTGTGGTCTATACCGCAAAAGAATTGACGCTTGAAGAAGAAGCTCGACTGAAGCGACTCGCCGAAACCATCATTATCAAAGATGCGCGATCGCCCGAGCGCTTGTCTGATGAAATGATGCTCTTTCTCCATCAAGTTCAACTCAAATCAGTTCAATCTCAATCGTTCACTCAGTCATTGCAGCCCTCTGATGCAATTCTGGTTGGAAAAAAAGTCTTAATTGTCGATGATGATGTCCGCAATATTTTTGCGATTACGAGTCTGCTAGAAGAATATGACATGGAAGTCCTCTATGCAGAGAATGGTCGGACTGGGCTGCAAGTCTTGAATCAGAATCCAGACATCCATCTTGTATTGATGGATATTATGATGCCAGAAATGGATGGGTACGATGCGACTCGTGCAATTCGAGCACAACCCCGCTTCAAATCGCTGCCCATCATTGCCCTGACAGCAAAGGCAATGAAAGACGATCGAGAACAATGTTTAGCAGCAGGCGCGTCAGATTACATTACAAAGCCGCTCAATTTAGATCAACTGATCTCGCTCTTGCGGGTTTGGCTATCGACTTAA
- a CDS encoding ABC transporter ATP-binding protein, which yields MSSAFGATEKSTRQVSTLRRFLRYVRPYRKQVPIALLCVLIGAASQAVGPFFIGWSIDNLIAQGNLQGLLLALLALTTIYVLGIQAIREQIVRVGWIVQHVLAQLRQDIFTKVQSLPLSYFDRSEAGDLMSRLLNDVSTVNQAFGQTIAQMLGNLFSLIGIIIAMLSINLQLGLVSNFVVPLMILTTALFSRWARSRFRVTRKTIGELSTKLEEDIGSVREAQAFNRVQLNIDEFDQLNAANRDANIEAVAITAAFLPSIDFLNTLATAGVLAYGGYLAVSGQATVGVVTAFLIYVQQFFRPIQILSQFYTQAQSALAGLERIFSLLDEPSQLNDAPNAIEMPPIQGEVKFQNVAFGYTPNQRVLNQVNLLAKPGQTIALVGATGAGKSTIINLILRFYDVTEGAVLIDGIDVRSVTQASLRRQIGIVLQDTVLFSGTVAENIAFGRPDATHAEIESAAQIANVHELITTLPKGYSTYLGERGAMLSQGQRQLISIARAVLIQPRILILDEATSSIDTRTEALVQDAIARLLQNRTSFVIAHRLSTVTQADQVLVVQGGQIVEHGTHQELLDQQGIYANLYALQLGSTTPVNTAP from the coding sequence ATGAGCAGTGCTTTTGGAGCAACTGAAAAATCTACCCGCCAAGTGTCTACACTGCGGCGATTTTTACGATATGTTCGACCCTATCGAAAACAAGTTCCGATCGCATTATTGTGCGTGTTGATTGGTGCTGCATCTCAAGCTGTTGGACCATTCTTTATTGGATGGTCGATCGATAATTTGATCGCACAGGGCAATCTGCAAGGGTTACTTCTCGCTTTACTCGCCTTGACTACGATTTACGTGCTCGGTATCCAAGCCATTCGGGAGCAGATTGTCCGGGTCGGTTGGATTGTGCAGCATGTTCTCGCGCAATTGAGGCAAGATATTTTTACTAAGGTACAAAGCTTACCCTTGAGCTATTTCGATCGTAGTGAAGCAGGCGATTTGATGAGTCGGTTGCTCAATGATGTAAGTACCGTCAACCAAGCCTTTGGTCAAACGATCGCGCAAATGTTGGGGAATTTGTTTAGTTTGATCGGCATTATCATTGCGATGTTGTCAATCAATCTTCAGCTTGGATTAGTTAGCAATTTTGTTGTGCCGTTGATGATTCTCACGACTGCGCTCTTTTCACGATGGGCGCGATCGCGATTTCGAGTTACACGTAAAACGATCGGAGAACTCTCAACCAAGCTCGAAGAAGATATTGGCAGCGTGCGGGAAGCCCAAGCATTTAACCGGGTGCAGTTGAATATTGACGAATTTGATCAATTGAATGCGGCAAATCGCGATGCCAATATTGAAGCTGTTGCGATTACGGCTGCATTTTTACCTTCGATCGATTTTCTCAATACTCTAGCAACTGCGGGTGTCCTTGCCTATGGTGGGTATCTAGCCGTCAGCGGGCAAGCAACCGTCGGAGTCGTCACGGCATTCTTGATTTATGTGCAGCAGTTCTTCAGACCGATTCAGATTTTGAGCCAGTTTTATACTCAGGCACAATCGGCTTTAGCAGGACTGGAACGAATTTTTAGTTTACTGGATGAACCCTCGCAGTTAAACGATGCACCGAATGCGATCGAGATGCCCCCGATTCAAGGCGAGGTCAAATTCCAGAATGTTGCTTTTGGCTACACGCCTAACCAGCGCGTTTTGAATCAAGTGAACTTGCTAGCAAAACCTGGACAAACGATCGCGCTTGTCGGCGCAACTGGAGCGGGAAAAAGTACCATCATTAATTTAATTCTGCGCTTCTATGATGTGACCGAGGGAGCAGTGCTGATTGATGGAATTGATGTTCGATCAGTGACTCAAGCGAGTTTACGTCGTCAGATTGGTATTGTTTTACAAGATACGGTCTTGTTTAGTGGAACGGTTGCCGAAAATATTGCGTTTGGTCGTCCAGATGCCACTCACGCTGAGATTGAATCTGCCGCCCAGATTGCCAATGTGCATGAACTGATTACTACCTTGCCGAAAGGGTATTCGACCTATCTCGGTGAGCGAGGAGCAATGCTCAGTCAAGGTCAACGCCAGTTGATTAGTATTGCGCGTGCTGTGTTGATTCAGCCTCGGATTTTGATTTTAGACGAAGCAACCAGTAGCATTGATACGCGGACTGAGGCACTGGTACAAGATGCGATCGCTCGGTTATTGCAAAATCGAACGAGTTTTGTAATTGCTCATCGACTTAGTACAGTGACTCAAGCAGATCAAGTGCTAGTCGTACAAGGTGGACAGATTGTAGAACATGGAACCCATCAAGAATTACTAGACCAGCAAGGGATCTATGCCAATCTCTATGCGTTACAGCTTGGGTCAACGACACCCGTGAATACAGCACCTTAA